From the Butyrivibrio fibrisolvens genome, one window contains:
- the ligA gene encoding NAD-dependent DNA ligase LigA, with amino-acid sequence MGETNLIQEYNKLCETIKYHMDRYYNQDAPEISDYEYDQLMLQLKAVEKEHPELISKDSPTRIIGGSVKRTAGVTVEHDVPMLSIQDVFSKEEVLEWVHDVRAMHPDVRFCVEHKIDGLSMSIRYENGKLTLAETRGDGLIGEDVTSNALVIPDVVRSISSEFNSLEVRGEVYMSHEDFDKTNRIQEAHGKKTFANPRNCAAGTLRQLDSGMVRERGLSMFIFNIQRSDPQIASHSEGLEKMKALKMAVVPSAVCVTDDEILAQIDAIGESRGSLPYDIDGAVIKIDQIAYRDDFPAGSKYSSGHIAYKYPPEEKEAVIKDIELSVGMTGRVNPTAVFSEVRLCGTTVSRATLHNQDFIDNLGIGIGRTVLVYKSGEIIPKIRSVVASKNPADSVTFKIPDVCPVCGGKVVREPDTADMICTNDDCPAKLERRIINFVGRDAMDIKGFGEEYIRTLIENGYLHDIADIYLLKDYRQELIEKGLIGKEKGTDNVLNAIEASKSNEPFRLLTGLSIPNVGKTSSKTIMKAFNSIDDLMHARVDQLVEVQDVGETTALCIHDFFHKDSNIRLLERLKDYGLTFDMEVVESSSELAGQTYVITGSLEKFANRDAMVAFIESHGGSVSGSVSKKTFALINNDIASNSGKNKKAKELGIPIITEEEFLSKVQS; translated from the coding sequence TTGGGAGAGACTAATTTAATACAAGAATACAATAAACTGTGTGAGACTATTAAGTATCACATGGATCGTTACTATAATCAGGATGCTCCGGAAATAAGCGATTATGAATATGATCAGCTTATGCTTCAGCTTAAAGCTGTTGAAAAAGAGCATCCTGAGCTTATATCTAAGGATTCACCTACAAGGATCATAGGCGGTTCTGTCAAGAGAACTGCAGGTGTTACAGTTGAGCATGATGTTCCTATGCTCTCTATTCAGGATGTCTTCTCCAAAGAAGAAGTACTTGAATGGGTTCACGACGTAAGAGCTATGCACCCTGATGTGCGTTTTTGCGTAGAGCACAAGATAGACGGACTTTCTATGAGTATCCGTTATGAAAATGGTAAGCTTACACTTGCAGAAACCAGAGGAGATGGCCTTATTGGTGAAGATGTTACTTCCAATGCACTTGTTATACCGGATGTTGTAAGAAGTATATCCTCTGAGTTTAATTCGCTTGAAGTGCGCGGCGAAGTATATATGAGTCATGAGGATTTCGACAAGACCAACAGAATTCAGGAAGCTCATGGCAAGAAGACTTTTGCTAATCCCAGAAACTGTGCTGCGGGTACTCTGAGACAGCTTGATAGCGGAATGGTAAGAGAACGTGGCCTTTCTATGTTTATTTTTAATATACAAAGATCTGATCCGCAGATAGCTTCTCATTCTGAAGGCCTTGAGAAGATGAAGGCTCTTAAGATGGCGGTTGTCCCATCTGCAGTCTGCGTAACAGATGATGAGATCCTTGCACAGATTGATGCTATAGGAGAGTCAAGAGGATCTCTCCCGTATGATATAGACGGCGCTGTAATTAAAATCGATCAGATAGCCTATAGAGACGATTTTCCGGCAGGCTCCAAGTATTCAAGTGGTCATATTGCATATAAGTATCCTCCGGAAGAGAAGGAAGCTGTTATCAAAGATATAGAGCTGTCAGTTGGTATGACAGGAAGAGTTAATCCTACAGCGGTATTTTCTGAAGTCAGACTTTGTGGTACTACAGTTTCAAGAGCTACTCTTCACAACCAGGACTTTATCGACAATCTAGGTATTGGTATCGGAAGAACAGTTCTTGTATATAAGTCAGGCGAGATCATTCCTAAGATAAGAAGCGTGGTAGCTTCCAAAAATCCTGCTGATTCTGTGACATTCAAGATTCCTGATGTCTGCCCTGTATGCGGCGGCAAGGTTGTAAGAGAGCCTGATACAGCGGATATGATCTGCACTAATGATGACTGTCCTGCCAAGCTTGAAAGACGTATCATCAACTTTGTAGGTCGTGACGCCATGGATATAAAAGGTTTTGGTGAAGAGTATATCAGAACCCTTATAGAGAACGGCTACCTTCATGATATAGCTGATATATATCTACTCAAGGACTATAGGCAGGAACTTATTGAAAAAGGTCTTATAGGCAAAGAAAAGGGCACTGATAACGTTCTTAATGCGATAGAAGCTTCTAAGTCCAATGAACCTTTCAGACTGCTTACAGGACTTTCTATACCAAATGTAGGAAAAACATCGTCTAAGACAATAATGAAAGCTTTTAACAGTATAGACGACCTTATGCATGCAAGAGTTGATCAGCTTGTTGAAGTTCAGGATGTGGGAGAGACTACAGCACTTTGCATCCATGACTTTTTCCATAAAGATTCTAATATAAGACTTCTTGAAAGACTTAAAGATTATGGTCTTACTTTTGATATGGAAGTTGTAGAATCCTCAAGTGAACTTGCAGGTCAGACATATGTTATAACCGGAAGTCTTGAAAAGTTTGCCAACAGAGATGCTATGGTAGCATTTATCGAAAGCCATGGTGGAAGCGTATCTGGAAGCGTATCCAAGAAAACTTTCGCACTTATCAATAATGATATTGCTTCTAATTCAGGCAAGAACAAGAAGGCCAAAGAGCTTGGAATTCCGATCATAACTGAAGAAGAGTTTTTATCAAAAGTTCAGAGTTAA
- a CDS encoding pseudouridine synthase, whose product MSHKDESEQVRLNKYIAQCGICSRRDADKIIEEGRVSVNGQPALAGTKVNPGDVVKIDGKRIKLVTDTKVYAYYKPEGVVCTQRDAHAQRTVATEIKTPVKVNYAGRLDANSSGLLILSNDGELINRMMKSSNNHEKEYVVRVDKEVNGAFLRQMAGGVYIEDLDVTTKRCKVVKTGRNSFRIILTQGLNRQIRRMCKALGYNVRELMRIRVLNIELGSMKPGELREVTGRELTTLYSKCGLRKDTASN is encoded by the coding sequence ATGAGTCACAAGGACGAGAGCGAACAGGTAAGGCTTAACAAATATATTGCACAGTGCGGAATTTGCTCTCGCAGAGATGCAGATAAGATCATTGAAGAGGGACGAGTATCTGTTAATGGTCAGCCTGCTCTGGCAGGTACCAAGGTTAATCCCGGAGATGTAGTAAAAATTGATGGCAAGAGAATAAAGCTAGTTACAGATACCAAGGTATATGCATATTATAAGCCTGAAGGAGTTGTATGTACTCAGCGTGATGCTCATGCGCAGCGTACAGTTGCTACAGAGATCAAAACTCCTGTTAAGGTCAACTACGCAGGACGATTGGATGCTAATTCAAGCGGACTGCTTATTTTATCCAATGATGGAGAACTCATCAATAGAATGATGAAGTCATCCAACAATCATGAGAAAGAATATGTTGTAAGGGTTGATAAGGAAGTTAATGGCGCTTTTCTGCGTCAGATGGCCGGTGGAGTATACATTGAAGATCTTGATGTTACTACAAAAAGATGCAAGGTCGTTAAGACCGGAAGAAATTCATTCAGGATCATCCTTACTCAGGGTCTTAACAGACAGATCAGACGTATGTGTAAGGCTCTTGGCTATAATGTAAGAGAACTTATGCGTATCAGAGTATTAAATATTGAGCTTGGCAGCATGAAGCCTGGAGAACTTAGGGAAGTTACAGGAAGAGAGCTTACAACGCTTTATTCAAAGTGCGGACTTAGGAAAGATACTGCATCTAATTAA
- a CDS encoding adaptor protein MecA yields the protein MKFNRVDDTRVECIISEEDLEEYGIGLQDLLTKKKEAMDFLREIIEKAEEEVDFKPIDGAMMPMQVTVTPDKRISITLSEDPDGTIQDLLEKLTKDAGIRFPKNFLEELGDAPEPERIERINEYLQHLHEVNDEKNDIINNTYSKKGSDIKNAGGRLSQIREGKRKRNSFALGRLESTGFVFSFKNMADVIRFSHLIKGRIRMQTSLYKNLKDDLYYMHFEKGTDSVVHFASVFTMAYEFGTYITSSPIYIANVEESYEVIIKTKAVDTLRNFTV from the coding sequence ATGAAGTTTAATCGCGTTGATGATACACGTGTTGAGTGCATAATATCCGAGGAGGATCTTGAAGAATATGGTATTGGCCTGCAAGATCTTCTTACTAAGAAAAAAGAGGCTATGGACTTTCTTCGTGAGATTATAGAGAAAGCTGAAGAAGAGGTTGACTTTAAACCTATTGATGGTGCAATGATGCCTATGCAGGTGACAGTAACTCCTGATAAGCGTATATCCATCACTCTTAGCGAGGATCCGGATGGTACGATTCAGGATCTTCTTGAAAAGCTTACTAAAGATGCAGGAATCAGATTCCCTAAGAACTTCCTTGAAGAGCTGGGAGATGCTCCTGAGCCTGAGAGAATCGAGCGTATCAATGAATATCTTCAGCACCTTCACGAAGTAAATGATGAGAAGAATGATATTATAAATAATACATATTCTAAAAAAGGATCTGATATCAAGAATGCCGGTGGAAGATTATCACAGATTCGTGAAGGCAAAAGAAAACGTAATTCTTTTGCTCTTGGAAGGCTTGAATCAACCGGTTTTGTCTTTTCTTTTAAGAATATGGCAGATGTAATAAGGTTTTCACACCTTATTAAAGGCAGGATCAGAATGCAGACCAGTCTTTACAAGAATCTTAAGGACGATCTGTATTATATGCATTTTGAAAAGGGTACAGATAGTGTTGTTCACTTTGCTTCTGTATTTACTATGGCTTATGAGTTCGGAACATATATTACAAGCAGTCCGATCTATATTGCTAATGTTGAAGAGAGTTATGAGGTTATCATTAAGACCAAGGCGGTTGATACACTCAGAAACTTTACAGTTTAA
- a CDS encoding MarR family winged helix-turn-helix transcriptional regulator, producing MSEEKKYEALKLENQLCFPLYACSKEIVRSYKPFLDKIDLTYTQYITMMVLWEKKKVNVKTLGKCLFLDSGTLTPVLKKLESKGFINRERNAADERNLEVTITPAGEKLRDEALFIPENIGSCVRLTSDEAKELYRLLYKVIGNIRED from the coding sequence ATGTCTGAAGAAAAAAAATATGAAGCATTAAAACTTGAAAACCAGTTATGTTTTCCACTTTATGCTTGCTCAAAGGAAATAGTAAGGTCTTATAAACCTTTCTTGGACAAGATTGATCTGACTTATACTCAATACATTACAATGATGGTTCTGTGGGAAAAGAAGAAAGTTAATGTTAAAACTCTCGGAAAATGTCTTTTCCTGGATTCCGGTACACTTACTCCTGTACTGAAAAAACTTGAATCAAAAGGTTTTATTAACAGGGAGCGAAATGCTGCTGATGAGAGAAATCTTGAAGTGACTATAACACCTGCAGGTGAGAAACTTAGAGATGAGGCTCTTTTTATTCCTGAGAATATAGGCTCATGTGTTAGACTTACATCCGATGAAGCTAAGGAGCTTTACAGACTTTTATATAAGGTTATTGGTAATATTCGAGAAGATTGA